GTGTACGTGGTGCTGCTGCCGGCGATGGGCATCGTGGCCGAGATCATCACCGTCTTCTCGCGCAAGAAGCTGTTCGCCTACAACACCGTCCTCCTCACCGCCGCCGGCACCGGCGTGCTGAGCTTTCTCGTCTGGGCGCACCACCAGTTCGTCGCCGGCATCGATCCGCGCATGGCGCACCTGTTCACGGTGACGACGCTGCTGATCTCGATCCCCATCGCCGAGATGACCTTCGTCTTCATCGCCACGCTGTACGGCGGCTCGATCACCTTCCCGACGCCGATGCTGTTCGCCCTCGCCTTCATCGCCGAGTTCCTCATCGGCGGCGTCACCGGCATCTTCCTCGGCTCGAGCGGCACCGACATCTACCTGCACGACACCTACTTCGTGCTGGCGCACTTCCACTACACCTTCTTCCCCATCGCCATCATCGCCACCTTCGCGGCGCTCTACTTCTGGTTCCCGAAGATGTTCGGCCGCATGATGAACGACACGCTGGGGAAGATTCACTTCTGGGGCACGGTGATCCCCTTCAACTTCATCTTCATCCCGCTGTTCATCACCGGCATGGGCGGCGACCACCGGCGCATCTACAGCTACGAGAACTTCCCCATGCAGATGACGCCGTTCCTGCAGGAGCTGCGCATCGTCGCGACGGTGTCGCTGGTGATCCTGCTGCTCTTCCAGGTGGTGTTCCTGTTCAACTTCTTCTGGAGCCTGTTCCGCGGGCCCAAGGCGCCGGCCAATCCCTGGCGCGCGAACACGCTGGAATGGACGGCGCCGTCGCCGCCGCCGCACGGCAATTTCGCCACCATGCCCAGCGTCTACCGCGGCCCGTACGAGTACAGCGTCCCCGGACGCGCCGACGACTACTGGCCGCAGCACGTCGCCAACTGACCCCGGAGGCCCGATGTCCGCCGCTCACGTCCCCCTCGCCACCACCCGCAGCGCCACCGGCATCCCCACCGGACGCCTCGCGGTGTGGTGGGTGCTCGCCTCGGAGATCGTCATCTTCGGCGGCCTGCTCGCCGCCTACGTGATGTTCCGGCTCCACCACCCGCACTGGCACGCGGAAGCCTCGCACACCAACACCTGGGCGGGCGGCTTCAACACCGTGGTGCTGCTGACGTCGAGCCTCTTCGCCGTGCTCGCCCACCAGGCGGCGCTGCGCGGCGACGGCCCCAGGGCCGCGCGCCTGCTCTACGCCACGATCGGCGGCGCGGCGATCTTCCTGCTGGTGAAGGCGTTCGAGTGGAGCACCGAGATCTCGCACGGCTTCACGCTGTTCCGCGACACCTTCTGGTCCTTCTACTACACCGCCACCGGCCTGCACGGCGTGCACGTCGTCGTCGGCATGATCCTGATGACGCTGATCGCCGCCGACGCCCGGCGCGACCGCAACCTGCACCGCGTCGAGCTGATCGGCACCTACTGGCACTTCGTCGACGCGGTGTGGATCTTCCTCTTCCCCCTCTTCTACATCGCCCGCTGAGACCGACCATGAGCGAATCGAACGCGGCGCACGGCGCGCACGAGACCAACTACGTCAGGATCTACGGCATCCTGCTGGCGCTCTTCGTCATCAGCGTGCTGGGGCCGACGCTCGGCATCGAGGCGGTGACGCTGATCACCGCCTTCGGGCTGGCGGTCGTCAAGGCGACCATGGTCGCCGGCTACTTCATGCACCTCAACGTCGAGAAGCGGTACATCTGGTACATCCTGCTCGCCATGCTGGTGTTCATCCTGGTGTTGTTCGCCGGCGTGGCGCCCGACGTGATGAAGAGCAGCGGCCAGAACTGGCGCGACGCCAGCGGCTTCGTGCCGCCGACGCCGCCGGTCCACCACTGAGGTCCACGGTGGCGCGGACGATGGCGGTGGCGGCGGCGCCGGGACGAACGGCGCGCGAGCGCGGCGCGGTGCTGCCCAACGGCGTCGCCGGCATGCTCATCTTCGTCGTCGCCGAGCTGATGTTCTTCGCCGGCCTCGGCACGGCCTTCGCCGTCGCCCGCGCCGGCGCGACGATGTGGCCGCCGCTCGGCCAGCCGCGCCTGCCGGTCGAGGTGACCGCGCTCAACACCCTGGTC
This is a stretch of genomic DNA from bacterium. It encodes these proteins:
- a CDS encoding cbb3-type cytochrome c oxidase subunit I, with product MSHDTAAHAAAHGSVWRRWVFSTDHKVIGCQYLFTGMAMAVIGGLMSYVFRMQLAWPDAPVPGYGVVSPGEYNALVTNHGSIMIFWVAMPVLIAALGNFLIPLMIGCDDMVFPRLNRLSYQIFLLSALVLLGSLAVPGGGFGGAWTSYPPLSAKGAYNLTPYGAPLWLVAVALEFVAFLLGGINFVTTVMNARAPGMKASYIPMVVWMIIIASILFMASVGPLVAGAVMLLFDQILGTRFFDPAGGGDPLLWQHLFWFFGHPEVYVVLLPAMGIVAEIITVFSRKKLFAYNTVLLTAAGTGVLSFLVWAHHQFVAGIDPRMAHLFTVTTLLISIPIAEMTFVFIATLYGGSITFPTPMLFALAFIAEFLIGGVTGIFLGSSGTDIYLHDTYFVLAHFHYTFFPIAIIATFAALYFWFPKMFGRMMNDTLGKIHFWGTVIPFNFIFIPLFITGMGGDHRRIYSYENFPMQMTPFLQELRIVATVSLVILLLFQVVFLFNFFWSLFRGPKAPANPWRANTLEWTAPSPPPHGNFATMPSVYRGPYEYSVPGRADDYWPQHVAN
- a CDS encoding cytochrome c oxidase subunit 3; protein product: MSAAHVPLATTRSATGIPTGRLAVWWVLASEIVIFGGLLAAYVMFRLHHPHWHAEASHTNTWAGGFNTVVLLTSSLFAVLAHQAALRGDGPRAARLLYATIGGAAIFLLVKAFEWSTEISHGFTLFRDTFWSFYYTATGLHGVHVVVGMILMTLIAADARRDRNLHRVELIGTYWHFVDAVWIFLFPLFYIAR
- a CDS encoding cytochrome C oxidase subunit IV family protein, encoding MSESNAAHGAHETNYVRIYGILLALFVISVLGPTLGIEAVTLITAFGLAVVKATMVAGYFMHLNVEKRYIWYILLAMLVFILVLFAGVAPDVMKSSGQNWRDASGFVPPTPPVHH